CTAGCCCATCAATAAACTCTGCGCCTTGCGTATTTTGGATACAATGCTCAGGCCACATCACCTGAGGAATGCCATTGAGATCGATTACTTCACCGGGGGCTTTCCCCTGAACAGAAGCAAAACTGGCATGTTGGGCTGGGTGCCAGTCTTTGGTTGCAATCACATGCTCAAACAGAGGAATCAGTTGATTAATCACCGGAACTACAGCATCCCCATCAGGCACAGGCAAGGCACCTCTGGGTGAAAAGTCATTCTGAATATCAACTAATAGAAGTGCTTTGGCCATTCATTCTCGCCTATTAATCATAAAGTTCTAGATTTACCGGACATAGAATAACATCCCTTTCACACTCTGGCATTATACTGCCGTGCCATCACCACATCAGAATGACAAACTGGCGTAAATTCCTGTTTCGTCACCATCAAAATAAGGCACAAGCACTAAATTGGTGGCTGAGATCCCCCCAACAGTAATCGCGTATTGAATACCCGTGGCTAATGCCATGCCGGCGGCAACATCTCGCCAGTAATGTTTATTCGCATCAACTCGTGAATAGCCAACTAATGCTGCCGCAGCGTAAGCTGGGATGCCGTAAGTTGAACCATACCGAAATTGCAAATAAGCTGCCCCTTGGCTAGCCGCTGATGTATGTCCAGAAGGAAAACTTTGGCTTCCACCATTTGGACGTTGGGCATCAATAGAGACTTTAATAAGTTCAGTTGTCGCGGCCGTCCAGAATGCACCTTCCGCCAATTGCATCATGCCTTCACCATCCATATGTATGGCAGTAATCAATCCAGCGGTAAGAGGAATCCCATATTGTGCAATATCGCCATATACCTCTAATTTACTTTTTTCAGCCGAATAGGCGATTGGAGAGGTACACATAAGTATTGAAGTAACCAATAACAGACGAGGCGTCATAATAAAATCCCTATTATTTGTTTTTTAAATGATGTTCTTTTTATTCATTAACCATTAATTTACGGTGAATGTTAAATACAAATTCCCCACAACCAGTCGTACTTATTATTACTATCGACCATGAGAACTTGGCGATAAAAAAAGTAACAATTTGTAATGTTCGACCAATACACATAAAAAGCATTCGTTATGGATGCAGAATTCATGCCTAATCAAAAAATCAATTAAATCCCATGTCTAAAAAATCGACGCATCTAATAACAATATTAAAACTATTCTCATTGACTATCGATTCTGACCTCCTAACGCTAGCGTTGCAATCAAGTCTTAAAGAATACTTAAGAACACAAATTTTAATGAAAAAAAACCTTATTAGTTGGCAGCTGATGATAAATCTTTATAATCCGTAGCCATTCAAAAACAAACACAACATGACAAACACTATGAAGCATTCACGTACTGGTATAGCGCGTGTTTTTTACGCGACTGGGTACTCAATGAAAGGATTCGCCGCTGCATGGAAAAATGAAGCTGCATTCCGTCAAGAAGTTGCCTTAACGTTACCTTTAACCATTCTCACCTTTTTCTTACCGGTTACGAAAGTTGAGCAAGTATTACTTGTTGGCTGCCTTGTTCTTATTTTAATCGCTGAGCTTTTAAATTCTGCCGTTGAAGCTGTCGTAGACAGGATCGGTGCCGAACATCATGAACTCAGTGGACGAGCCAAAGATATTGGCTCTGCAGCGGTTTTTGTTTCGCTCTGTTTTGCTGCCTTTACATGGGCGTGGATATTGTTGTAAGTATCAATTGCGATAGAAAAAAATAAAAAGGTTTGCGTCAGCAAACCTTTTTTATTGAACTAAGATTATTGAGTTCAATTATGAACACATTCTAACCATTCCCTTAAGTATTCATTAAGATTAAATCGATAAGATGTAGTCAATGCATAACGTAAAGGAGAGCATTATGTCACTACTTAAAACATCTCGTCTGTTCGCTATCACTTCCCTTGGATTAATTTCGGCTGCCGCATTTGCTGACCCGACTTGCACTAAAGAACCAGAAAGTAGCTGGATCTCTTTTGAACAAGCTCAAAAGCAAGTCGAAGATATGGGCTATAAAATCAAGGTTTTTAAAGTCACTAAGACCAGTTGCTATGAGTTATATGGTCATGACAAAGATGGCAACCGAGTAGAAATTTATTTCAACCCGACCAATATGGAAAAGGTGAAAGAGGAAAAAGATGGCTAAACCATACACTTGGGATCTTTTTGTTCGGGCGACGCACTGGTTAGTTGCCGCCCTTTTCTTGGCTAATTTTTTTGCGATTGAAGAGGGTAGTGATCCCCATGAGTGGGTTGGGTATGTGGTTATGGGTGCCGTTATTCTGCGTTTAGGCTGGGGGCTAATCACTCACTCCCCTGCTCGGCTAACGGCTTTTACGCCATCCATTCCCAAAGCCATTGAGCACATTAAAGAAGTGGTGCGAACCAAACAAGATAACCACACTGGGCACAATCCTGCTGGTGCGATTATGATTTGGGCAATGTGGATTTTACTGCTCGCCACCGGTTTATCGGGTTGGATGAATGAGTGGGATCTGTTTTGGGGTGAAGACTGGATTAAAGAGGTGCATGAAACCTTAGCTAACCTCACTATGGCTGCTGTTGCCGTCCATGTTTCAGCGGTGATTATTATGTCTAAATTTACTGGGCATCCTTATGTGCATGGAATGCTGAAAGGGCATAAAACATCTTCACAAAATAGTGAACCGTCGTGATTGCAAAAGGCGAGCTCAGCTCGCCTTTTTTCTGCGTTTCACATTAATCCAGATTCTATTTCTGCTTAACAACCGGATAGTCATCATTCAGCAGCTCTTGAACAAAACTGGATCCGTTGCCATTGTAAGTCACCCACACTTTCTCTTTGCCGCGAGTGAGTGCCACATAAAATAAACGTCGCTCTTCTGCATAAGCAAAATCGTCTTCGCCTTGGCTCAATGCACTGTCGAGATGCAGTGCTTTCACTCTAGCAGGAAACTGCCCTTCATCGACTGCCAAAATAATCACAAAATCAGCCTCTTTACCTTTACTCGCATGGCAAGTCATAAAATCAATTTTTAAGGAGAGATAGCGATTTTGCCAATCTTTCAAAAGTTCTGGTTTATGGTAGTGGTTACGGCCAAGTAAAAGCACTGTTTTTAGTTTATTCGTTGAACGATTGAGCTCATCGAGAATTTTTTCCACCGCGTTATTGGGTGCCAACACGACTGATTTTTGCTTTTGCGTTTTGAAACTATTCAGCGTTTTCGGTAACTGATTCGGGTTTTGCTGAATAAAACGGTTAGCTACCGCCCCAATCTGATCATTAAAACGGTAAGTCGTATCCAGATAATGCACTGTCGATTGAGCAAAACGGGTTGCAAAACCAGTGGTTAAATCCACATCCGAACCCGCAAATTGATAAATCGATTGCCAGTCATCGCCCACCGCAAACAAGTTGCACTGGCCTTGGTTCTGCTCACACAGCGCTTGTAACAAGCGTAAACGCTGCGGCGAGATGTCTTGATACTCATCTACCATGATAAATTTCCACGGCGATCGGAATTTGCCTTTTTCGACATACTCGGTCGCTCTGGTGATCATGATGTTGAAATCAATCTGGTTTTGATTTTTAAGCATCTGCTGCCACGCTTGATAGCACGGCCAGCATAAGGAAAGCTCGCTGTTTAAGCGCGGGAAATCCTCATGATCGACTAAGCGCTCCTGCAGCTCTTTCTTGCTCAAACCCAGTTGTGCCAACTGATCGAGCTGCTTCTCTAACCAAGCAATCAATTTCGGGTTTTCAACATGACTGCCAAGTTCATCATCCCCCGCCAGATACGCAATTGGCCATTTGGCGAGATGTTTTTGCCAACGTTTAAAGTTGGTCGGCGTCATCCAATGGCGCTTTAGCCAATCAATACACCAAGCTTGCTTTAGTTTATTGTCGTTCGCCAGTGGAGACATAATAACCGTTTTACCTTCCACTCGGTTGAGGATCCGCAATCCTAGCTGATGGAAAGTATTAACGTGTAGCCGATCGGCTTCCAAGCCAATTTTATTTTTTAAACGCTCAGCCATCTCTTGTGCCGCATCGCGTGCAAAAGCCACCATCAAAATTTGCTCGGGCTTCGCCAAGTGACTTTGCAACAAATAAGAAACTCGCGCAGTTAATACACTTGTTTTGCCTGAACCTGCCCCTGCCAGTACAAGATTATGATCATCATTGAGTAAGACAGCATATTGTTGCGATACATTGAGCGGCGAAGACTCACACTGTGAAAATAGGACCGTCCAATTTGCACGCTCTATCTCCAACCAAGCTTGGTTACGTTCATAAAGCGTGGCTGAGGTATCGAGCAACCAAGGCAATAAAGTATCGAATACTGTAGGAAGGTGCTTTTGTGCTTCATGCAGCGTCATATCCATCCGCTTTAAGTCAGCGTATACCTGCTCGACCCAAGCTTCGATAGACGAGTGTGACAAGAAAGAAGGCAGACGTTTTAAGCGCGACAACTCTTGCTGCCAGCGAGGAAAATACAGGCTCAACTGTTCACACTGTTGATTGTGCCAAGCCTGATAATGCGCGACAAGTTGATGCGCAAAATGCCGACACTCTGGCCAAGGTAGCCCTTGTACTAACCAGCTACGTTGTACGCCATTTTCAGGGTGCGCAAAAAACTGCAATGTTCCCCAGACTAAGCCTCTGCGGATCTGCACTTCTCCATTCCATACATGGAATGGAATACGTTCTTCGCTACTAAGCGAAGTCAGAACCAGCCACTCGTTATCAAGTTCGACTTGGTAATATTCATTGGCAATAAAGAACTGTGCAGTCTTATTTGCGTTCAGCTGCATTGGTAAAAGCCCACTAACAAAGTTGTCGGCAATAATAACCTAATCCCCCTCCCTGATGAAAAGATAATGTCAATATTCTTAGTGATTAATCAATACTCAACAATCACTTGGCAGCCCAGTTATTCAGCCAATCCCACTTTATCGCTTCATAGCAGAAACACGATTTTTCTTTATCTTGATCAGAATCTTATTACTTCAATCTGCTAAACTCCCCACTTTCTATACTCACTGACGTGCTGCGCTGTGCCAAAAATCAACCAACTGCGCCTGTATTGGGCAAATAAAACTGTTAACTACAGTGTTTTGATCTTACTGACTTTACTTGGTGTAGTGATCCCCGCTTGGCACTATCAGCTCAATACTTGGATTACCCCTCTCATTTTAGGCGTGATTGCGGCGGCACTCGCCGAACGTGATGACCGTTTTAGTGGGCGTTTGAAATCGATCACCCTGACATTGATCTGTTTCGCGATCGCTGCTTTTTCAATTGAAATTCTATTTCGCACCCCTTGGTTGTTCGCCATTGGCCTTTTCAGTTCAACCTTTGGCTTTATCATGCTCGGCGCGCTAGGCTCACGTTACGCGAGCATCGCGTTTGCTTCACTGTTGATCGCTATTTACACCATGCTCGGGGCGCACCAAAGCACCAATATCTGGTTCCAGCCTTTGCTGCTACTCAGTGGCAGCGCGTGGTACTACTTAATGTCGATGCTTTGGCATGCATTCTGGCCAATGCAACCGGTACAGCAGAATCTCGCTAATATATTTCTGCAATTGGCTAATTACTTGGAAGCCAAATCTACACTGTTTCATCCCGTGTCGAATATGGTACCGCAGCCTTATCGCATCACAGAAGCGAACCTGAACGCCGCGACAGTAAACGCACTGAACCAATGTAAAGCCATCTTTCTTACGCGCTCGAAACGCGGGCATGTCGACAGTGCCAGTGACCGGTTTTTGAACATCTATTTTCTCGCACAAGATATTCACGAACGCGTCAGCTCAAGCCACTACCGTTACCAAGAACTGGCTGAGCATTTTGGCCGCTCAGACATCCTCTTTCGCTTTAAATATCTATTGGAAACGCAAGCCAAAGCCTGTCGCGATATTGCGCAGTCCATCCGTTTAGGTCACAGCTACCAGCATGATTCTGCGTCCATCGTTGCACTGGATGAACTGCAACTGTCTCTCAGTTATTTACGCCAACAAGATCGCCGAGATTGGAAGAGTTTGCTCGGCCAATTAGGGTATCTGTTTAATAACCTTGCCACCGTAGAAAAGCAGCTCAATAACGTAAGTAATCCTGATGTCGCAAAGCCTGAAGAGGGGATGTTAGATGATACCGAAGCACACACCTTAGGCAGCATGTGGGAACGTTTACGCGCAAACCTGAATAAAGATTCTCTGCTTTTTCGTCACGCATTACGCATGTCTATCGCACTGACCGCAGGTTACGGCATCATTCAAGGATTAGGTATTGAACGCGGTTACTGGATCTTGCTTACGACCCTATTTGTTTGTCAGCCTAACTATGCCGCGACCAAACAGAAACTCACCGCTCGAATCATAGGAACGTTAGCCGGATTGTTTGTCGGTGTACCATTACTGACATTCTTCCCCTCACAAGAAAGCCAACTGGTGTTTATTGTACTTTCTGGGGTGATGTTCTTTGCCTTTCGCTTGAACAATTACGGCTATGCCACAGGTTTTATTACCTTACTGGTGCTGTTTTGTTTTAACCAACTCGGGGAAGGCTATGCTGTTGTACTACCAAGGTTAGCCGATACCTTGATTGGTTGTGCTTTAGCTGTTGCGGCCGTCGCGTGGATTTTGCCAGACTGGCAATCGAAACGCTTACACAAGGTCATGGCTGAAGCTGTGGATGCCAACAAGCAGTATCTCGCACAAATCATCGGTCAGTATCGAATTGGGAAAAAAGACAGCTTGAGCTATCGCATTGCTCGCCGTCATGCCCATAACCAAGATGCGGCACTTTCTGCCGCTGTCACCAATATGCTGGCAGAGCCCGGCCGTTATCGAGCGGCAGCAGATGAGAGCTTCCGTTTCTTAACCCTTAATCATGCCTTGCTCA
This genomic window from Vibrio metoecus contains:
- a CDS encoding phosphatase PAP2 family protein, with protein sequence MTPRLLLVTSILMCTSPIAYSAEKSKLEVYGDIAQYGIPLTAGLITAIHMDGEGMMQLAEGAFWTAATTELIKVSIDAQRPNGGSQSFPSGHTSAASQGAAYLQFRYGSTYGIPAYAAAALVGYSRVDANKHYWRDVAAGMALATGIQYAITVGGISATNLVLVPYFDGDETGIYASLSF
- a CDS encoding diacylglycerol kinase; this translates as MKHSRTGIARVFYATGYSMKGFAAAWKNEAAFRQEVALTLPLTILTFFLPVTKVEQVLLVGCLVLILIAELLNSAVEAVVDRIGAEHHELSGRAKDIGSAAVFVSLCFAAFTWAWILL
- a CDS encoding PepSY domain-containing protein; translation: MSLLKTSRLFAITSLGLISAAAFADPTCTKEPESSWISFEQAQKQVEDMGYKIKVFKVTKTSCYELYGHDKDGNRVEIYFNPTNMEKVKEEKDG
- a CDS encoding cytochrome b/b6 domain-containing protein, which translates into the protein MAKPYTWDLFVRATHWLVAALFLANFFAIEEGSDPHEWVGYVVMGAVILRLGWGLITHSPARLTAFTPSIPKAIEHIKEVVRTKQDNHTGHNPAGAIMIWAMWILLLATGLSGWMNEWDLFWGEDWIKEVHETLANLTMAAVAVHVSAVIIMSKFTGHPYVHGMLKGHKTSSQNSEPS
- the helD gene encoding DNA helicase IV; this encodes MQLNANKTAQFFIANEYYQVELDNEWLVLTSLSSEERIPFHVWNGEVQIRRGLVWGTLQFFAHPENGVQRSWLVQGLPWPECRHFAHQLVAHYQAWHNQQCEQLSLYFPRWQQELSRLKRLPSFLSHSSIEAWVEQVYADLKRMDMTLHEAQKHLPTVFDTLLPWLLDTSATLYERNQAWLEIERANWTVLFSQCESSPLNVSQQYAVLLNDDHNLVLAGAGSGKTSVLTARVSYLLQSHLAKPEQILMVAFARDAAQEMAERLKNKIGLEADRLHVNTFHQLGLRILNRVEGKTVIMSPLANDNKLKQAWCIDWLKRHWMTPTNFKRWQKHLAKWPIAYLAGDDELGSHVENPKLIAWLEKQLDQLAQLGLSKKELQERLVDHEDFPRLNSELSLCWPCYQAWQQMLKNQNQIDFNIMITRATEYVEKGKFRSPWKFIMVDEYQDISPQRLRLLQALCEQNQGQCNLFAVGDDWQSIYQFAGSDVDLTTGFATRFAQSTVHYLDTTYRFNDQIGAVANRFIQQNPNQLPKTLNSFKTQKQKSVVLAPNNAVEKILDELNRSTNKLKTVLLLGRNHYHKPELLKDWQNRYLSLKIDFMTCHASKGKEADFVIILAVDEGQFPARVKALHLDSALSQGEDDFAYAEERRLFYVALTRGKEKVWVTYNGNGSSFVQELLNDDYPVVKQK
- the yccS gene encoding YccS family putative transporter; its protein translation is MPKINQLRLYWANKTVNYSVLILLTLLGVVIPAWHYQLNTWITPLILGVIAAALAERDDRFSGRLKSITLTLICFAIAAFSIEILFRTPWLFAIGLFSSTFGFIMLGALGSRYASIAFASLLIAIYTMLGAHQSTNIWFQPLLLLSGSAWYYLMSMLWHAFWPMQPVQQNLANIFLQLANYLEAKSTLFHPVSNMVPQPYRITEANLNAATVNALNQCKAIFLTRSKRGHVDSASDRFLNIYFLAQDIHERVSSSHYRYQELAEHFGRSDILFRFKYLLETQAKACRDIAQSIRLGHSYQHDSASIVALDELQLSLSYLRQQDRRDWKSLLGQLGYLFNNLATVEKQLNNVSNPDVAKPEEGMLDDTEAHTLGSMWERLRANLNKDSLLFRHALRMSIALTAGYGIIQGLGIERGYWILLTTLFVCQPNYAATKQKLTARIIGTLAGLFVGVPLLTFFPSQESQLVFIVLSGVMFFAFRLNNYGYATGFITLLVLFCFNQLGEGYAVVLPRLADTLIGCALAVAAVAWILPDWQSKRLHKVMAEAVDANKQYLAQIIGQYRIGKKDSLSYRIARRHAHNQDAALSAAVTNMLAEPGRYRAAADESFRFLTLNHALLSYISALGAHRTRLDDETVHQLVLDSHRVIHQHLDLLHQQLFDHCEECDTSNIDSSGLEKRLAEWREDDDGSARMVLQQLHLIYRMLPELHSLASKFAVRVSSNTDK